Proteins co-encoded in one Prevotella sp. E13-27 genomic window:
- a CDS encoding glutamate synthase subunit beta has protein sequence MGNPKAFLEIHRQEAGYRPIHDRIHDFGEVEQTLNTRERKLQASRCMDCGVPFCHWACPLGNKAPEWNDALYKGDYELAYRLLNSTNPFPEFTGRICPALCEKACVLNRFNHEPTTNREDEAAITEMAFQEGFITPRTDIVRNGKKVAVIGAGPAGLAAANDLNLKGYQVTVFEKNEAAGGLLRYGIPNFKLNKAVIDRRINLLEQEGIEFRYGIPLQLPPREGGLDYLSIEEFNKALGDQTPLPSGGDGGGFAVVISTGTPTARDLKAPGRELKGVHFALELLSQQNRVLAGMEFSKDERITAKGKDVLVIGGGDTGSDCIGTAHRQGCKSVTQIEIMPKPVEGPEDPQNPWPNWPRTLKTTSSHEEGCTRRWNINTLEFLGENGKLTGVKVQEIDWKPNPEGGRPIMVEKGKPEIIKAELVLLAMGFLKPEHPQYAENVFVCGDAANGASLVVRAMASGKQTAAKVDAWFNKK, from the coding sequence ATGGGAAATCCAAAAGCATTTTTAGAGATACACCGCCAGGAGGCGGGTTACCGTCCGATTCACGATAGAATCCATGACTTTGGCGAGGTAGAGCAGACGCTCAACACTCGCGAACGCAAACTGCAGGCAAGCCGCTGCATGGACTGTGGCGTACCCTTCTGCCACTGGGCCTGTCCGCTGGGCAACAAAGCACCCGAGTGGAACGACGCGCTCTACAAAGGCGATTATGAACTGGCTTATCGCCTGCTGAACAGCACCAACCCCTTCCCTGAGTTCACAGGTCGTATCTGTCCCGCGCTCTGCGAAAAGGCCTGTGTACTGAACCGTTTTAACCACGAGCCAACCACCAACCGCGAAGACGAGGCTGCCATCACAGAGATGGCCTTCCAAGAGGGATTTATCACTCCTCGTACAGACATCGTTCGCAATGGAAAGAAGGTGGCTGTGATTGGTGCTGGTCCTGCCGGCCTTGCTGCCGCCAACGATCTTAACCTGAAAGGATATCAGGTAACAGTGTTTGAGAAGAACGAAGCCGCTGGTGGATTGCTGCGATATGGTATCCCCAACTTCAAACTCAATAAGGCAGTCATCGATCGCCGCATCAACCTGCTTGAGCAGGAAGGCATTGAGTTCCGCTACGGTATCCCCCTCCAACTCCCCCCGAGGGAGGGAGGGCTTGATTACCTTTCTATCGAGGAATTCAACAAGGCTCTGGGTGACCAAACGCCCCTCCCCTCGGGAGGGGATGGGGGTGGGTTTGCCGTCGTCATCTCAACCGGTACCCCCACCGCCCGCGATCTGAAAGCTCCCGGCCGCGAACTAAAGGGGGTACACTTCGCTCTCGAGCTCCTCTCCCAGCAGAACCGCGTGCTGGCAGGCATGGAGTTCTCTAAGGATGAGCGCATCACAGCCAAGGGCAAGGACGTCCTCGTCATCGGCGGCGGTGACACCGGTAGCGACTGCATCGGCACCGCCCATCGTCAGGGCTGTAAGAGCGTCACCCAGATAGAAATCATGCCCAAGCCCGTCGAGGGTCCCGAAGACCCGCAGAACCCCTGGCCAAATTGGCCTCGCACACTCAAGACTACATCTAGTCATGAGGAAGGTTGCACACGCCGTTGGAACATCAATACCCTGGAGTTCTTGGGCGAGAACGGCAAGCTTACAGGAGTAAAGGTTCAAGAGATAGACTGGAAGCCAAACCCAGAAGGCGGTCGCCCCATCATGGTAGAAAAAGGCAAGCCCGAAATCATAAAGGCCGAGCTGGTTCTGCTGGCAATGGGATTCCTGAAGCCTGAACATCCTCAGTATGCTGAGAACGTATTTGTATGTGGCGATGCTGCCAACGGAGCATCACTTGTGGTTCGTGCTATGGCTAGTGGCAAACAGACAGCCGCAAAGGTTGATGCATGGTTTAATAAGAAGTAA
- the gltB gene encoding glutamate synthase large subunit yields MTERKLKNDGKGLYQSDYEHDACGVGMVVNIHGGKSHELVDNALKVLENMEHRGAETRDKTGDGAGIMVQIPHEFILLQGIPVPEKGKYGTGLVFLPKDEKAQQEILSVMIEEIEREGLTLMHLRTVPTNPEVLGAAAREVEPDIKQIFVKRGPTPHPLPVMEGSDYTPDEEEKAFERTLYIIRKRIENRVAKMEASTPLPHREGQGGESDFYICSLSSKNIIYKGMLTSGQLRRYFPDLSNDYFTSGLALVHSRFSTNTFPKWKLAQPFRLLAHNGEINTIRGNRGWMKARESVLNSEALGDIKDLRPIVQDGMSDSASLDNVFEFLMLSGLSLPQAMAILVPESFNDKNPISEDLKAFYEYHSILMEPWDGPAALLFSDGRYAGGMLDRNGLRPSRYTITKSGMMVVASEVGVMDFEPSDVVSKGRLQPGKILLIDTQEGKIYYDGEIKEKLAKAHPYREWLNENRVQLEKLKSGRKVDNGVSDLNAKLVTFGFGQEDIDKTIIPMATAGQEPVAAMGNDTPLAVISDRPQVLFNYFRQQFAQVTNPAIDPIREELVMSLTEYIGAVGTNILTPDASNCKMVRLPQPVLTNTQLDILCNIRYKGFKTKKLAMTFRLSPLPLPVREGSDYTQAGEALRAALDKLCKDAEACVDEGVNYIILTDKIEDAEVSTHLTHREGQGEGLFYIPSLLAVSAVHHYLISVGKRVQTALIVESGEIREVMHAALLLGYGASALCPYMTFAVLDDLVKKHKIQEEYATAEKNYIKAVDKGLKKIMSKMGISTIRSYRGAKIFESIGLSEDLLHRYFGTEVSTIGGVGLKEIARDQIRLQTLPQPLPVREGSGYLANHGQFSWRRDGIKHAWNPETIAKLQLACRTGDYEKFKEWSKLVDEKESPIFLRDFLTFKKASTPLSGREGLGVSLDEVEPVESIVKHFVTGAMSFGALSIEAHEALALAMNKLGARSNTGEGGEDNARYHTEVDGVSLSSKTKQIASGRFGVTAEYLVNAEEIQIKVAQGAKPGEGGQLPGFKVNEIIAKTRNAIPGISLISPPPHHDIYSIEDLAQLIFDLKNINPTAAVSVKLVAESGVGTIAAGVAKAKADLIVISGAEGGTGASPASSMRFAGISSEIGLAETQQTLVMNGLRNQVRLQTDGQLKTAKDVIIMAMLGADEFSFGTLPLIVLGCVMMRKCNTNTCPMGVATQNPELRKHFEGRAEYVVNFFTFLAEQVREYLAEIGVKSLKEIIGHTELIESLTPVPSPKGEGSDVTEKWRTIDFSRLLHKPETDKPLYWDRGAYTEVTGNHLNKQILADFEELLSTPLASGRGDGGEASYAIKNTDRAVGTMLSGVIAQKYGEEGLPDGAIKIKFKGSAGQSFGAFAVRGLDLRLEGETNDYFGKGLSGGRISILPPARRSDDFKAEDNIIAGNTGLYGATSGELYINGKVGERFGVRNSGAIAVIEGAGDHCCEYMTGGRVVVLGKTGRNFAAGMSGGVAYVYDPDHTFDYFCNMDMVELSLVEDSVSRKELLELIRQHYLHTGSALAGRMLDDWHRYIEDFIQVVPIEYKRVLEEEKMARLHEKIADIQRDY; encoded by the coding sequence ATGACCGAAAGAAAACTTAAAAATGATGGAAAGGGACTCTACCAGAGTGACTATGAGCACGACGCTTGCGGCGTGGGTATGGTAGTAAATATCCACGGCGGAAAGAGTCATGAACTGGTGGACAATGCACTGAAGGTGCTTGAGAACATGGAACACCGTGGCGCCGAGACACGCGACAAGACCGGTGATGGTGCGGGTATCATGGTACAGATACCCCACGAGTTTATTCTGCTTCAGGGAATCCCTGTGCCTGAAAAGGGAAAGTATGGTACAGGACTGGTCTTTCTACCTAAAGACGAGAAGGCGCAGCAGGAGATTCTGAGCGTGATGATCGAGGAGATTGAGCGCGAGGGACTGACGCTGATGCATCTGCGAACAGTGCCTACTAATCCTGAAGTTCTTGGTGCGGCTGCCCGCGAAGTGGAGCCTGACATCAAGCAGATTTTTGTAAAGAGGGGACCCACCCCCCATCCCCTCCCTGTAATGGAGGGGAGTGATTACACTCCAGACGAAGAGGAGAAGGCATTCGAGCGCACATTATATATAATAAGGAAGAGAATCGAGAATAGGGTAGCCAAAATGGAGGCATCTACTCCCCTCCCTCACAGGGAGGGGCAGGGGGGAGAGTCCGATTTCTACATCTGCTCCCTCTCTTCAAAGAATATTATCTATAAGGGAATGCTGACCAGCGGACAGCTGCGTCGCTACTTCCCTGACTTATCGAACGACTACTTTACAAGCGGACTGGCACTGGTACACTCTCGCTTTAGCACCAACACATTCCCAAAGTGGAAGTTGGCCCAGCCTTTCCGCTTGTTAGCACACAACGGTGAGATTAACACCATACGTGGTAACCGCGGTTGGATGAAGGCTCGCGAGAGCGTGCTTAACAGCGAGGCTCTTGGCGACATAAAGGACCTGCGTCCAATAGTACAGGATGGCATGAGCGACTCGGCCAGTCTGGACAACGTATTCGAGTTCCTGATGCTGAGCGGACTCTCGTTGCCACAGGCTATGGCTATCCTGGTGCCAGAGAGCTTTAACGATAAGAACCCTATCAGCGAGGATCTGAAGGCATTCTACGAGTACCACTCTATCCTGATGGAACCTTGGGACGGTCCTGCAGCACTGCTGTTTAGTGATGGTCGCTATGCAGGAGGTATGCTCGACAGAAATGGTCTGCGCCCCAGTCGTTACACCATTACCAAGAGCGGTATGATGGTGGTAGCCAGCGAGGTTGGCGTGATGGACTTCGAGCCTAGCGATGTAGTTTCGAAGGGTCGCCTGCAGCCAGGAAAGATTCTGCTGATTGATACCCAGGAGGGTAAGATATACTACGACGGCGAGATAAAGGAGAAGCTGGCCAAAGCCCATCCTTATCGCGAATGGCTGAACGAGAACCGCGTGCAGTTGGAGAAACTGAAGAGCGGACGTAAGGTGGACAACGGCGTGAGCGATCTCAACGCTAAGCTGGTGACTTTCGGCTTCGGTCAGGAGGATATCGACAAGACTATCATCCCTATGGCCACAGCCGGACAGGAACCTGTAGCTGCTATGGGTAACGATACACCACTGGCAGTCATCTCAGACCGTCCACAGGTGCTGTTCAACTACTTCCGTCAGCAGTTTGCACAGGTCACCAACCCTGCCATCGACCCAATCCGCGAGGAACTGGTGATGTCGTTGACAGAGTACATCGGCGCCGTAGGAACCAACATCCTGACGCCCGATGCATCTAACTGTAAGATGGTGCGCCTGCCACAACCAGTTTTAACCAACACACAACTCGATATATTATGTAACATCCGATACAAGGGATTTAAGACGAAGAAGCTGGCGATGACCTTCAGACTCTCCCCCTTACCCCTCCCTGTGAGGGAAGGGAGTGATTACACTCAAGCCGGAGAAGCGCTAAGGGCTGCTCTTGATAAGCTATGCAAGGATGCTGAGGCCTGCGTGGACGAGGGCGTGAACTACATTATATTAACAGATAAAATTGAAGATGCAGAGGTATCTACTCACCTAACTCACAGGGAGGGGCAGGGGGAGGGTCTCTTCTACATCCCATCTCTGTTGGCTGTTTCTGCCGTTCACCACTACCTAATCAGCGTAGGTAAGCGTGTGCAGACCGCCCTGATTGTTGAGAGTGGTGAGATTCGCGAGGTGATGCACGCTGCCCTGCTATTGGGCTACGGTGCCAGCGCCCTGTGTCCATACATGACATTTGCTGTGCTCGACGATCTAGTGAAGAAACATAAGATTCAGGAGGAGTATGCTACTGCCGAGAAGAACTATATCAAAGCGGTGGACAAGGGCTTGAAGAAGATTATGAGTAAGATGGGTATCTCTACCATCCGCTCTTATCGTGGAGCCAAGATCTTCGAGAGCATCGGACTGAGCGAAGACCTGCTGCATCGCTACTTCGGCACCGAGGTGAGCACCATCGGCGGTGTGGGCCTGAAGGAGATTGCGAGGGATCAGATTCGGCTGCAGACTCTCCCCCAACCCCTCCCTGTGAGGGAGGGGAGTGGTTACCTTGCTAATCACGGGCAGTTCTCTTGGCGCAGGGACGGCATCAAGCACGCGTGGAACCCGGAGACGATTGCGAAGCTGCAGTTAGCCTGCCGTACTGGCGATTACGAGAAGTTTAAGGAATGGTCAAAGCTTGTCGACGAGAAGGAATCGCCTATCTTCCTGCGCGATTTCCTCACCTTTAAGAAGGCATCTACTCCCCTCTCTGGCAGAGAGGGGCTGGGGGTGAGTCTCGACGAGGTTGAGCCCGTTGAGAGCATCGTTAAGCACTTCGTAACAGGTGCCATGAGTTTTGGCGCTTTGAGCATCGAGGCCCACGAGGCTTTGGCACTGGCCATGAACAAACTGGGTGCACGCAGTAACACTGGTGAGGGTGGTGAGGACAACGCCCGCTATCACACAGAAGTCGATGGCGTAAGCCTGAGCTCAAAGACCAAGCAGATTGCATCGGGACGTTTCGGTGTAACCGCCGAGTACCTGGTGAATGCCGAGGAGATACAGATTAAGGTGGCACAGGGTGCTAAGCCTGGTGAGGGCGGACAGCTGCCTGGATTCAAGGTTAACGAGATTATCGCCAAGACACGTAACGCAATCCCCGGCATCTCGCTCATCTCGCCGCCACCCCATCACGACATCTATAGCATCGAAGACCTGGCGCAGCTGATTTTCGACCTTAAGAATATCAACCCAACAGCTGCAGTAAGCGTAAAACTGGTAGCCGAAAGCGGTGTAGGAACGATTGCTGCTGGTGTGGCTAAGGCTAAGGCCGACCTGATAGTAATCAGTGGTGCCGAGGGTGGTACTGGTGCCAGCCCTGCAAGCTCAATGCGATTTGCTGGTATCTCATCAGAAATAGGACTTGCTGAGACACAGCAGACACTGGTAATGAATGGTCTGCGTAACCAGGTTCGCCTGCAGACCGACGGACAGTTGAAGACTGCCAAGGATGTGATCATCATGGCGATGCTTGGTGCCGACGAGTTCTCGTTTGGCACGCTGCCGCTCATTGTGCTGGGCTGTGTGATGATGCGTAAATGTAACACCAATACCTGCCCCATGGGTGTGGCTACCCAGAACCCCGAGCTGCGCAAGCACTTCGAGGGTCGCGCTGAGTACGTGGTTAACTTCTTTACCTTCTTGGCCGAGCAGGTGCGTGAATATTTGGCCGAAATCGGCGTGAAGAGTCTGAAGGAGATTATCGGACATACAGAACTCATCGAGAGCCTCACCCCCGTCCCCTCTCCAAAGGGCGAGGGGAGTGATGTCACCGAGAAATGGCGTACCATCGACTTCAGTCGACTTCTCCACAAGCCAGAGACCGATAAACCCCTCTACTGGGACCGCGGCGCATACACAGAGGTTACTGGCAACCATCTCAACAAGCAGATACTTGCAGATTTTGAGGAATTACTATCTACTCCCCTCGCCTCTGGGAGAGGGGACGGGGGTGAGGCTTCGTACGCCATCAAGAACACCGACCGCGCCGTGGGCACGATGCTCTCGGGCGTGATTGCCCAGAAATACGGCGAGGAAGGATTGCCCGACGGTGCTATCAAGATTAAGTTCAAGGGCTCGGCTGGTCAGAGTTTTGGCGCATTTGCCGTTCGTGGACTGGACCTGCGCCTCGAGGGTGAGACCAACGACTACTTTGGTAAGGGTCTTTCTGGTGGTCGCATCTCTATTCTGCCTCCCGCACGTCGCAGCGACGACTTTAAGGCCGAGGATAACATTATCGCAGGTAACACCGGACTATATGGTGCTACATCGGGCGAACTCTATATAAATGGTAAGGTGGGCGAGCGCTTCGGAGTGCGTAACTCGGGTGCCATCGCTGTGATTGAAGGTGCCGGCGACCACTGCTGCGAGTACATGACTGGCGGACGTGTGGTAGTGCTGGGTAAGACAGGCCGTAACTTTGCCGCTGGTATGAGTGGTGGTGTGGCCTATGTTTACGACCCCGATCACACCTTCGACTACTTCTGCAACATGGATATGGTAGAACTCTCGCTGGTTGAAGACTCAGTATCACGCAAGGAACTGCTCGAGCTCATCCGTCAGCACTACCTGCACACGGGTTCGGCTCTCGCAGGTCGCATGCTCGACGACTGGCACCGCTACATCGAGGACTTCATCCAGGTGGTGCCCATCGAGTACAAACGTGTGCTCGAAGAGGAGAAGATGGCGCGCCTGCACGAGAAGATTGCCGACATCCAGCGCGACTATTAA
- the dapF gene encoding diaminopimelate epimerase, producing MTKGCNKTGKIDFTKMHGCGNDYIYVNTMFNDIPDPFSAAIKWSDRHKGIGSDGLVLIGKSPVPEADFSMRIFNADGSEAMMCGNASRCIGKYLFERGFTDHKEIRLLTLSGIKILFLNVSQDIVESVTVDMGEPAFDVPTQFTASREPNKGTFVSMGNPHYVIFTDNVDQVGETGRTFEHHPAFPQRCNIEFAQIIGGETADHTIAIRTRVWERGSGITLACGTGACATAVAAALTGKAGRTSQIVMDGGTLNIEWSESDHSVNGRFFQKNHVYMTGPAEFVFDGEIELK from the coding sequence ATGACTAAGGGCTGCAACAAGACAGGAAAGATTGATTTTACAAAGATGCATGGCTGTGGAAATGACTATATTTATGTAAACACCATGTTCAATGACATACCTGACCCTTTCTCCGCAGCTATTAAGTGGAGTGACCGCCACAAAGGCATCGGTTCCGATGGTCTTGTTCTTATAGGAAAATCTCCTGTCCCCGAGGCAGATTTCTCAATGCGCATATTCAACGCCGATGGTAGCGAGGCTATGATGTGTGGAAATGCTTCGCGCTGCATAGGTAAATATCTTTTTGAACGCGGTTTTACTGACCACAAAGAAATTCGCCTGTTGACACTTTCCGGAATAAAGATACTTTTCTTGAATGTATCACAAGACATTGTTGAAAGTGTAACTGTTGACATGGGCGAACCCGCTTTTGATGTCCCCACACAGTTTACAGCTTCCCGAGAACCAAACAAGGGCACGTTTGTGTCAATGGGCAATCCACATTATGTTATTTTTACTGATAACGTAGATCAAGTAGGCGAGACAGGCCGTACATTCGAACATCACCCAGCCTTCCCACAAAGATGTAATATAGAATTTGCACAGATTATCGGCGGGGAAACCGCCGACCACACAATCGCGATAAGAACCCGCGTCTGGGAGCGCGGCAGCGGCATCACGCTGGCCTGTGGCACTGGTGCATGCGCTACTGCTGTGGCTGCTGCTCTTACCGGAAAGGCTGGTCGCACTTCACAAATCGTAATGGATGGCGGCACGCTGAATATTGAGTGGAGTGAATCTGACCACTCGGTCAATGGACGCTTTTTCCAAAAGAATCACGTCTATATGACCGGTCCTGCTGAGTTTGTATTCGATGGAGAGATTGAATTAAAATAA
- a CDS encoding LL-diaminopimelate aminotransferase: MALVNEHFLKLPNNYLFADIAKKVNAFKVMHPKANVISMGIGDVTQPLCPAVIEAMHKAADEMGTAEGFRGYGPEQGYDFLREAILKNDFLPRGIHLDIDEIFVNDGAKSDTGNIQELIRWDNSIGVTDPIYPVYIDSNVMIGRAGTVEDGKWSNVIYMPCTAENGFVPQIPNRRVDVIYLCYPNNPTGMVITREELRKWVNYALKNDALIFYDAAYQAYIQDDSIPHSIYEIRGARKCAIEFHSYSKTAGFTGIRCGYTVVPKDLTAATLTGERIALNPLWYRRQCTKFNGTSYISQRAAEAIYTPEGKQQVKATIDYYMQNAKKMLTTLRSLGYEVYGGENAPYIWMRTPDSFQKEVGGMAPTSSWKFFENLLYGANVVCTPGVGFGPAGEGYVRFTAFGSHEKTEEALERIANWSKG; this comes from the coding sequence ATGGCATTAGTTAACGAACATTTCCTGAAGTTGCCAAACAACTATTTGTTTGCAGATATAGCCAAGAAGGTGAATGCCTTCAAAGTGATGCACCCCAAAGCCAACGTTATCTCCATGGGTATTGGCGATGTCACACAGCCTCTGTGTCCTGCCGTGATAGAAGCGATGCACAAGGCTGCCGACGAGATGGGCACCGCTGAGGGTTTCCGCGGCTACGGTCCTGAACAGGGCTACGACTTCCTGCGTGAGGCCATTCTGAAGAATGACTTCCTGCCACGTGGCATCCATCTCGACATCGATGAAATATTTGTCAACGACGGTGCAAAGAGTGACACCGGCAATATCCAGGAACTTATTCGCTGGGACAACAGCATAGGAGTTACAGACCCAATTTATCCTGTATATATCGACTCAAATGTGATGATAGGACGTGCAGGAACTGTAGAAGACGGCAAATGGTCAAATGTTATTTATATGCCATGTACTGCCGAGAATGGCTTCGTTCCACAAATTCCTAATCGTCGTGTAGATGTAATATACCTCTGCTACCCCAACAACCCCACAGGCATGGTTATCACACGAGAAGAATTACGCAAGTGGGTGAACTACGCACTGAAGAACGACGCACTTATATTCTATGACGCTGCCTACCAGGCATATATTCAGGACGACAGCATTCCCCACTCTATCTATGAGATTCGCGGTGCCCGCAAATGTGCCATCGAGTTCCACTCATATTCAAAAACAGCTGGCTTCACTGGTATACGTTGTGGCTACACAGTAGTACCTAAGGACCTGACAGCAGCCACACTTACTGGCGAGCGCATCGCGCTGAACCCCTTGTGGTATCGTCGTCAGTGTACGAAGTTCAACGGCACCAGCTATATCAGTCAGCGTGCTGCAGAGGCTATCTACACGCCAGAGGGCAAACAGCAGGTGAAGGCCACCATAGACTACTACATGCAGAATGCGAAGAAGATGCTCACCACCCTGCGCTCACTAGGTTATGAGGTCTATGGCGGAGAGAACGCACCTTATATATGGATGCGCACGCCCGACAGTTTCCAAAAGGAAGTTGGCGGTATGGCGCCGACTTCCTCTTGGAAGTTCTTCGAGAACCTGCTCTACGGAGCAAACGTGGTATGTACGCCTGGTGTAGGCTTCGGTCCTGCCGGTGAGGGTTACGTACGTTTCACCGCCTTTGGCAGTCATGAGAAGACCGAGGAGGCTCTTGAACGCATAGCCAACTGGAGTAAAGGATAA
- a CDS encoding glutamine synthetase III, with the protein MEALRFQVVGEAFKKKPLDVKTPAERPCDYFGKKVFNREKMYKYLPKDVYEKMINVMDNGARLDRTVADAVAVGMKQWATENGVTHYTHWFQPLTEGTAEKHDSFIEHDGKGGMVEEFSGKLLVQQEPDASSFPSGGIRSTFEARGYSAWDPTSPVFIIDDTLCIPTVFISYSGEALDYKAPLLRALHAVNVAATDVCHYFDPTVKKVTSNLGWEQEYFLVDEGLYAARPDLLLTGRTLMGHDSAKNQQMDDHYFGAIPERVAAFMKELEIVALELGVPCKTRHNEVAPNQFELAPIFEETNLAVDHNMLLMSVMKRVARKHGFRVLLHEKPFAGINGSGKHNNWSLSTDNGVLLHAPGKTPEQNLRFATFIVETLMGVYKHNGLLKASIMSATNAHRLGANEAPPAIVSSFLGKQLSELLDHIEKADKDDLFSMNGKQGMKMDIPEIPELLIDNTDRNRTSPFAFTGNRFEFRAVGSEANCASAMIALNSAVAEALVDFKKRVDAKIPEFEKKLAGTGHSATFHAIIDVLREDIKTCKPIRFDGNGYSDEWVAEAEKRGLDVEKSCPKIFERYLDPESIKMFESLGVMTKKELEARNEVKWETYTKKIQIEARVLGDLSMNHIIPVATHYQSELLKNVGNMAAVFSIETADKLSARNKKIIQEIAERTSAIEKGVEELVEARKKANKIEDEHQKAIAYHDDVEPKLDEIRYQIDKLELIVDDALWPLPKYRELLFIR; encoded by the coding sequence ATGGAAGCATTAAGATTTCAGGTTGTCGGTGAGGCATTCAAGAAGAAGCCACTCGACGTAAAAACACCAGCAGAGAGACCTTGCGATTATTTTGGCAAGAAAGTGTTCAATCGCGAAAAGATGTACAAGTACCTGCCAAAGGATGTCTATGAGAAAATGATTAATGTCATGGACAATGGCGCACGTCTCGACCGCACAGTTGCTGACGCTGTAGCAGTAGGCATGAAGCAGTGGGCAACAGAGAACGGAGTGACACACTACACGCACTGGTTCCAGCCATTAACTGAAGGAACTGCCGAGAAGCACGACTCGTTCATTGAGCACGACGGCAAGGGTGGTATGGTTGAGGAATTCAGCGGAAAACTGCTTGTTCAGCAGGAACCTGACGCTTCAAGCTTCCCCAGCGGTGGCATTCGTTCCACCTTTGAGGCTCGCGGTTACTCGGCATGGGATCCTACAAGTCCTGTCTTCATTATTGACGACACACTTTGCATCCCTACCGTATTTATATCATACAGTGGTGAAGCCCTCGATTACAAAGCACCTCTATTACGTGCACTTCACGCAGTAAACGTTGCAGCTACAGACGTATGTCACTACTTTGACCCAACAGTAAAGAAGGTTACATCCAACCTTGGATGGGAACAGGAATACTTCCTTGTTGACGAGGGACTGTATGCTGCACGTCCAGACCTGTTGCTGACAGGCCGCACACTTATGGGACACGACTCTGCAAAGAACCAGCAGATGGATGACCATTATTTCGGTGCAATACCTGAGCGAGTGGCAGCTTTCATGAAAGAACTGGAAATTGTTGCGCTCGAACTGGGTGTTCCATGCAAGACACGTCACAACGAGGTAGCACCAAACCAGTTTGAGTTAGCACCTATATTCGAGGAGACCAACTTGGCTGTTGACCATAACATGCTGCTGATGTCAGTAATGAAGCGCGTGGCACGCAAGCATGGCTTCAGAGTTCTTCTTCACGAGAAGCCTTTTGCCGGCATCAACGGTTCAGGAAAGCACAACAACTGGAGTCTTTCAACTGACAATGGTGTATTGCTCCACGCTCCTGGCAAGACACCCGAACAGAACCTGCGCTTTGCTACGTTCATCGTTGAGACATTAATGGGCGTTTATAAGCATAATGGACTTCTTAAGGCAAGCATCATGAGTGCTACAAACGCTCATCGTCTTGGCGCTAACGAGGCACCCCCAGCAATTGTTTCCAGCTTCCTTGGAAAACAGTTGTCAGAACTGCTCGACCATATTGAGAAAGCCGACAAGGACGACCTTTTCTCAATGAACGGCAAACAGGGCATGAAGATGGACATACCAGAGATTCCTGAGCTGCTCATTGATAACACTGACCGTAACCGCACATCACCCTTTGCCTTCACTGGCAACCGCTTTGAGTTCCGCGCCGTAGGCAGCGAGGCCAACTGCGCCAGCGCAATGATTGCCCTGAACAGCGCAGTAGCTGAAGCTCTCGTTGACTTCAAGAAGCGTGTCGATGCAAAGATTCCTGAGTTCGAGAAGAAACTTGCCGGTACAGGTCACAGCGCTACCTTTCACGCCATCATCGACGTGCTGCGCGAGGACATCAAGACCTGCAAGCCCATCCGCTTCGATGGCAACGGCTATTCAGACGAATGGGTGGCAGAAGCCGAGAAACGTGGTCTGGACGTCGAGAAGTCTTGTCCAAAGATTTTCGAACGCTATCTCGACCCCGAAAGCATCAAGATGTTCGAAAGCCTTGGTGTCATGACAAAGAAAGAGTTGGAGGCACGCAACGAGGTTAAATGGGAGACCTACACCAAGAAAATACAGATTGAGGCACGTGTACTTGGCGACCTGTCTATGAACCACATCATCCCTGTGGCAACCCACTATCAGAGTGAGCTGCTGAAAAATGTTGGCAACATGGCTGCGGTATTCTCTATTGAAACGGCAGACAAACTATCTGCCCGCAACAAGAAGATCATTCAGGAGATTGCCGAGCGAACAAGCGCCATAGAGAAAGGCGTTGAAGAACTGGTAGAAGCCCGTAAAAAGGCAAACAAAATTGAAGATGAGCACCAGAAGGCAATAGCCTATCACGACGATGTCGAGCCGAAGCTCGATGAGATTCGCTATCAGATAGACAAGCTCGAACTGATTGTCGATGATGCCCTGTGGCCTCTGCCAAAATATCGCGAACTGCTATTCATAAGATAA